A window of Anomalospiza imberbis isolate Cuckoo-Finch-1a 21T00152 chromosome 4, ASM3175350v1, whole genome shotgun sequence contains these coding sequences:
- the SPR gene encoding sepiapterin reductase translates to MERAPGTAPGTGTAPGTGTASGTAPGRWAATACVVTGASRGFGRSLARLLAPQLGPGSVLLLLARSAAALAELAAELRAGATGSDTGSDAGSGGLRVQCVAADLGCEEGLRRAGAALRELLQDASFGRLLLVNNAGSLGDISKSFLDLTDLEEINTYFSFNISSALCLTSTALRAFGARPGCSRTVVNISSLCALEPFPSWALYCSGKAARDMMFRVLALEEPGVRVLNYAPGPLDTDMQLLARTRTGDAGMRQHFQRLHEKEQLIDSSVSAQKLLRLLQEDSFPSGAHVDFFDI, encoded by the exons ATGGAGCGGGCACCGGGAACGGCGCCGGGAACGGGAACGGCGCCGGGAACGGGAACGGCATCGGGAACGGCACCGGGGCGCTGGGCCGCCACCGCCTGCGTGGTGACCGGCGCTTCCCGCGGCTTCGGCCGCAGCCTGGCGCGGCTGCTGGCGCCGCAGCTCGGGCCCGGctccgtgctgctgctgctggcgcGCTCCGCGGCGGCGCTGGCCGAGCTGGCGGCCGAGCTGCGCGCCGGGGCCACCGGCAGCGACACCGGGAGCGATGCCGGCAGCGGCGGGCTGCGGGTGCAGTGCGTGGCCGCTGACCTGGGCTGCGAGGAGGGGCTGCGGAGGGCGGGCGCTGCCCtgcgggagctgctgcaggacgCGTCCTTCGGCCGCCTGCTCCTGGTCAACAACGCCG GCTCCTTGGGAGACATCTCCAAATCCTTCCTGGACCTCACCGACCTGGAGGAGATCAACACCTACTTCTCCTTCAACATCAGCTCGGCGCTCTGCCTGACCTCCACGGCCCTGAGGGCCTTTGGGGCACggccgggctgcagcaggaccGTGGTGAACATCTCCTCCCTGTGTGCCCTGGAGCCCTTCCCGAGCTGGGCTCTGTACTGCTCCGGGAAGGCCGCCCGGGATATGATGTTCCGCGTGCTGGCGCTGGAGGAGCCCGGAGTCCGTGTGCTCAACTATGCCCCTG GGCCTCTGGACACGGACATGCAGCTCCTGGCCCGGACCAGGACTGGAGACGCTGGGATGCGCCAGCACTTCCAGAGGCTGCACGAGAAGGAGCAGCTCATCGACAGCTCCGTGTCAGCCCAGAAGCTGCTCCGGCTCCTGCAGGAGGATTCCTTTCCCTCCGGAGCACACGTGGATTTCTTTGACATCTGA